DNA from Leptospira kirschneri serovar Cynopteri str. 3522 CT:
GCGTTTGGCGGAAGGTAGGGATTTTTCCCAAGTTTGAAAATCCAGATCCTTTAAGTTGAGTCCGAACACTCTGGAAATTTCGTCTCTGATTCCTTCCGAAAAATAATTATCGTAACCTCTATCACTTCTTTTTAAAAAATATTCTTCCGAGTAATAAGAAGCCACTTCTATCGGAGAAGGTTGAGGACTAACTTGAACGAGAGAACAACGTATACATTGAACTATATGAAAGAGTTCGTTTTTATGATTGGATTTGGAAAAGAGAAGTTTGAATTCCGAAGAGCCGCAAGTGTTGCAAGGGATTATTTCCATTCTATTATTCTATCGGGTCGGGTTAGAATTCTTTTGATAGAAATTCTGCTTTACGATCGGGTTCGGATTGAAACTCATGAAATGACATGAGACAAATATTCATTTTATCCGTTTTATTTCTTTTTTCATTTGGGCTTTTAGGTGACTCCAAGACGATTAAGATCAAAGCAGTGGGCGACATGGTTCCCGGAACGAATTTTCCACAACCTTTGAATATACAAGATCCTAGAACGTTTTTATTCGGAAAGGTAGAGAGTTATTTAAAGGGTGCGGATCTACTTTTCGGAAATTTTGAAAGTACCCTTACCAATTATCCGAACACTTCTAAAGACACTTCTAGAAAAATGATTTTTGCATTTAGGACACCTCCCGCCTACGCTAAGATTTTAAAGGAAGTAGGATTTGATATTTTAAGTATTGCTAATAATCATTCTTTGGATTTTCACGAACAAGGGTTTTTAGACACTCAGAAAAATCTTTCGGATGTAGGAATTCGTTATACCGGAAAGAAGGGAATGATCACGTATATGAACGTGAAAGATATTTCCGTGGCCTGGATTGGGTTTTCGCATTTAAAATCGCATAACAACGTAAATGAGATCGGAGAAGGAGTGGCGCTGGTAAAAGAAGCGAAGAAAAAGGCGCAACTCGTTTTTATATCCTTTCATGGAGGTGCGGAAGGTGGACCGGCTCTTCACGTAAAAAATCAGATGGAACGTTTTTACGGAGAATATAGAGGAAACTTAGTTGAATTCAGCCATTCACTGATAGACGCAGGAGCCGACTTAGTGATTGGTCACGGTCCTCATTTAGTGCGTGCGATGGAATTATATAAGGGAAGATTGATCGCTTATTCACTTGGAAACTTTATGGGTTATAGAGCCTTGTCTTCGAGAGGGATCGTGGGTTATTCTTTGGTTCTTGAAGTGGAAGTAGATTCCCAAGGAAAGTTCGTAAAAGGAAAGATCATACCTTTACAACTGGATTCTGCTTCGATTCCAGAATACGATCCGGAAAAGAAAACGATCGATTTGATGAGAAAACTCACTAAAGAAGATTTTCCGGGCAAGGGACCAAAGATTGCAGA
Protein-coding regions in this window:
- a CDS encoding CapA family protein, which encodes MRQIFILSVLFLFSFGLLGDSKTIKIKAVGDMVPGTNFPQPLNIQDPRTFLFGKVESYLKGADLLFGNFESTLTNYPNTSKDTSRKMIFAFRTPPAYAKILKEVGFDILSIANNHSLDFHEQGFLDTQKNLSDVGIRYTGKKGMITYMNVKDISVAWIGFSHLKSHNNVNEIGEGVALVKEAKKKAQLVFISFHGGAEGGPALHVKNQMERFYGEYRGNLVEFSHSLIDAGADLVIGHGPHLVRAMELYKGRLIAYSLGNFMGYRALSSRGIVGYSLVLEVEVDSQGKFVKGKIIPLQLDSASIPEYDPEKKTIDLMRKLTKEDFPGKGPKIADDGTF